ATCCAACAGCCACAGCTCAGCATTAAAGATACTACAGAGGGGCAAAACTGCCCCTTAGTCAGGCTGAGACCCTTTAATTTCCTCTACCCAATGCTTCATATTAATACCCTCTTCATTATAGGAGAATGGGGCTGGCCCAAACTCCACAGACCACAGCAGAATCACCCCAGGGTTCATGACATAGCGTGCAACACCAAGCCATATGAATCATGTCACAGAGACTCACGAACAGCACGAGTGGTTTAGCTGAAACCCTGCCAGCGATTCCTTTGGACCTCCTTCACGCTTCGCGCCTTTGAGCAATGGAGCGACGGACACAGATAAGGCTAATCCCATAAATCAATCTCCTCCTGGTGGGCTGTCCGTGTTTAGTGATGGGTTGTCCGGGTTTGGTCTCGGATGAAGagtcgtggggggggggggggaggggtttcAGTTCCAGCAGGAAACGAGGGGCCGCTTGCAGGACGCCGTCTCGCTGGGGGACAGTGGGGATGCGTCCCCCGCGTGAAGGTCCATGCAGACGCGCCGTCCATTCTCCTTCCAGCTTCACACGCTCATCGTCATGTTTGGGGAGTACTGTAGAGAAGAAGAACCGTATGTGGTGGAAAAACAAGGATGGCCTTGCCAGTTGATTATCAGCCAGCTCATTATCACAGGTGGGGTtttcttttggggggggggctcaAAATGACAAACGTGTGAGGTGTGATGACATACACTCTCGTTCTGAAAGGGGTGGAGGAAGTTCCCGCCCATCTCTCCATCGTCCCTCGGTGTGCTGGGCTGGTTGTTCATAACGAGGTTCCCGGGAGAGCTCTGGAGAACGCGTGGAAAGATGAAGACACCTTTCGTTGCGACATTAAAACATCCTCAGTCGTCTCCGTGCGGAATGGCAGCCTTTCAAGGCTCTGCCGGTGCCTCTCTTACCTTGGGGAGGCTGTCGATGTCTCCTGATGCTGccgagacagacagagagaagaaagCTTGAAGCTTTTGCATTTATCAGGGTCAAAGGCATGAGTGGATgggagacaggcagagacatgctgcagtggcatattacaaaCAGCAGGTCCGGCGGTTCCTGGCCCGGGCCGACCCACGTCAGGCGCCGTGATGCGCCAGTGGTTTTGGCCGTACCTAAAGAACCATTGAGTGGGTGAGGCTCCATTCCCGCTACGCCGCCCATGGTGCCGTCCGTGCACTGACCAACAGGAAACTGGAAGACCACAAAACACCTGAGCAAGGGAATCTCCACACTCCAAGGCTACGCTCTGCATATTTGATCTAAATgtgtttttctctttttaaCCCATGGCCCGTTTACCTCTGTTGTCAGCCTCACACAGAGGCTGGCCAGCAGAAAATCTTGGCATTATGGTGAGAAAATCACATTTGAATGAAATACAGAACTACTGCTAGAAGTATTATGCAAACTGGTGGGCGTATCTTACGTTTGGCCTGTTTCCATTGGAGGGGACCGAATTCAACACGCTGTACAAATTGTCCCCGGAGTTGGTCGACTCTGGGATGAAACAGATTCAGGTCacataacacacatacataataaTGTGAGTCTCTTCAAATCtactgtatgtgcaatatattcGGACATGCTTGCAGTCTGCCCATCAGTATTCTGAAGGCTTTGTTCAGAGTAAGGGTTTACACGCTTGATCTGGGGCAGGAAGGGCTCGTTTTACTGGGCCACTGTTTACCTGCTGGACTGGGCATCACCGGCGTGCCTGGCGGGCCGGTGCCTACTGGGCCCTGTGGACACACGGCCGAGGCTTAGACAGGCCTGCCATGTCAATGTACATAATCTACATCGCTTCTCTTCAGCGGACCAGACCTCGTGATGGCAAGGGACCACCTACCGTGTAACTgcctggagaggaggaggagtatggtatctttgaacagagagagagagtgttaaaGGATGTTTGGATTGGTTATGAAACTGCTTTTTGCGACGGTCAATAACCGTGAAAAGCTGGTGCGAGTTTCCGCTCTGGCACACTCACCGAGTTCGTGTTCGGGGGGTTTGGCCAGGGCCTCCCTCCGCCCGGGCCCCTGCACGCACAACAGATGACAAACTGAAGCCTGGCTCACATACGGACACTGAGCCTCCAATGAGCACAGACAAGAGAGGGTGGGGCAAGATAAGGActggggaggggcagaggggcccGGGGCAGAGGGGCCCGGGGCAGAGGGGCCCGGGGCAGTGCTGTGCGGGAAGCGGGCCGGAAGTACGTCTCCCAGGCAAACTTACATTCCAGGCATTCCCGCTCCCATTAAGGAATGCACGGGAGGCCTCATTCCACCAGCAAAGTTCTGTAAAGAatttcattaattaattcaCCATCAGCTAATCAACTGTGAATctcacaggaacacacacacacacttgaggcACTGAGAGTATACGGGGTATAATTAGCTACAAACCTGTGGGCCGAGAGGAACCATGCCTCTAGGGGGCGTCATCCTCTGCAGTGGGCCGTTCATGATCGGGTGGCCTGGGGAAGGGAAGATGTCTTTGTGAAGAAGCGTGGCACGTGTGAAATGAAACGGCAGAGCTGGGTTGGTGTCCTGAGGTAGCCGTCTCACCTGGCTGTCTTGCGGGATCCATCCCGCTCAGCAGTGCCTGGTTGCCAGGGCCCATCGGCTGGTTGCCAGGGCCCATCGCCTGGTGCAACAGAAACGTAATTAAAAGGTCACAGTCACCTTGGTCGAGGTTCGGCCCGAATTTGCCGCATGAAATTATAGCGTCGTTTTGTCAGCCCACGAGGGCATAAGGACGTAAACTGTTGCAGACTAGCAGCAAAAATCCAATTTGTATACGCTATGACTGCACGTATGAGTCGACTGTTAATCATTACTGTAAAGTATTTGCGTTGCCAATATCACTGAAGGCAGGACTGCGTGAGAAAATCCTCAAAAACGACCTCTGCTTTTGTCTGCTGTGAGCATCCCGGCCAAAGGCCCCCATTCCAGGGTGGAGCgctgtgggtgttgtggtgaTTCACAGCATCCACATGTAAATGCTTTTGGCTGAGATGCAGGGCAGTTTGCttaaacatgtcacacctcaaAATTGCtagagtattattattattattattattattattattattattattattatatgtgcGACCTTAATGTGTAAATATACAGAAAGTACCTGATTGGGTATTCTGAGAGGAACTCTGGGGCCGCCAGTGCAACGTGGGGACATGAACTgctgtagaaacacacacacaaactactgaAAGCAGACTAGAACATTCCTCCACTCCATAAGGCTGATGTTGACTAGACCCAGTGAAAAACGGCGGGAACAGCGCATGCTTGACCGCACGCGCGTAACTCTAATAGGCTTCCACTGGTGTCATATTTCGGTCACGTGCTCCTTTAAGTGCGCCGTCCTTTCAAAGAATGGAAGAAATTCCCAACAGGCGAAGCAGACGACAGGGCTGCTCAGAGTagcgccaccagagggcgctgcAGGATCTACTTTCATCTATTGACTATGCAAATTAGTTTTGATCAAGCAGCATGTTTGTCGACGTCATCGCCAAATAACCTCCTTCACACTGCGCAGATATGAGAAAGTAAAGTATACTATTTATGGTCTGACTGTACACGGATAAAAGATCAATATATCGCGGTAGCATGATATATCAACGGTGCAGGTTCATCGTAAAATGGTCTTGAAATTACAGTGTAGATTTTCGAAGGTAGATTACTGCCATTTGCAACATCTGTATTCAAATTTGCCTCTGAAATATGTCCAACTCTGGCAGTACAGATTGCTGAATGATGCCATCAACTTTTTATAGTGGCCAATTCCCATTTACCACAGAAGCAACATGCTAGTTTTTCATCATGCAGGAGTCTATTTTAGGACATCTGGTGTAGTCCCACCTTACAGACACCTAGCAATAATTCAGGTACCTAAGCAGTTTCTTGGAAGGTTCGAACTGATTGGCTGCGTGGGGCATGTGAGGGAGAGTCAGGCTGGATCGGAGCTTTACCGCAGCCGACCCGAAGAATGAGAGCGAGGCCCGTCACTTCTCATTAGGGGCACAGCGGAACAGCTCGGAATTCAGCCACTGACAAAAAAATCAATCTGTTTATGCTCTGCTCTCCCGGCAGATCTCCACAAACTCCTGAATGATGAACTCCAGAGTATTATTCTTGGCACAAGCGCAGGAGAGGAACCTGAGCAGGGAGAAAAGTGGAGACCCACTTCACCAGTTCCTGGTAGAACACAATAACACTGCGATTCCAGCTCTCTCTTTTTGGAGAAACAAGTGTGTAAGGAGATTTACTGCCACTGTTG
The genomic region above belongs to Brachyhypopomus gauderio isolate BG-103 chromosome 3, BGAUD_0.2, whole genome shotgun sequence and contains:
- the ssbp2a gene encoding single-stranded DNA-binding protein 2 isoform X1, translated to MYPKSRSMRVPSDSQAREKLALYVYEYLLHVGAQKSAQTFLSEIRWEKNITLGEPPGFLHSWWCVFWDLYCAAPERRETCEHSSEAKAFHDYSATAVPSPASGNLPPGEGLPVPPGFFQQFMSPRCTGGPRVPLRIPNQAMGPGNQPMGPGNQALLSGMDPARQPGHPIMNGPLQRMTPPRGMVPLGPQNFAGGMRPPVHSLMGAGMPGMGPGGGRPWPNPPNTNSIPYSSSSPGSYTGPVGTGPPGTPVMPSPAESTNSGDNLYSVLNSVPSNGNRPNFPVGQCTDGTMGGVAGMEPHPLNGSLASGDIDSLPKSSPGNLVMNNQPSTPRDDGEMGGNFLHPFQNESYSPNMTMSV
- the ssbp2a gene encoding single-stranded DNA-binding protein 2 isoform X2 — translated: MYPKSRSMRVPSDSQAREKLALYVYEYLLHVGAQKSAQTFLSEIRWEKNITLGEPPGFLHSWWCVFWDLYCAAPERRETCEHSSEAKAFHDYSATAVPSPASGNLPPGEGLPVPPGFFQFMSPRCTGGPRVPLRIPNQAMGPGNQPMGPGNQALLSGMDPARQPGHPIMNGPLQRMTPPRGMVPLGPQNFAGGMRPPVHSLMGAGMPGMGPGGGRPWPNPPNTNSIPYSSSSPGSYTGPVGTGPPGTPVMPSPAESTNSGDNLYSVLNSVPSNGNRPNFPVGQCTDGTMGGVAGMEPHPLNGSLASGDIDSLPKSSPGNLVMNNQPSTPRDDGEMGGNFLHPFQNESYSPNMTMSV